One window of the Sparus aurata chromosome 17, fSpaAur1.1, whole genome shotgun sequence genome contains the following:
- the rspo3 gene encoding R-spondin-3 isoform X2, giving the protein MQLQLISFVLIILHCMDYTGCQPHSSSRHRQHKQIPGVSSGCQQGGCLTCSDYNGCLSCKPRFFMHLERIGMKQIGVCMTSCPPGFYGTRSPERNTCTKCRSECDSCFNKNFCTRCRAGFYLHLGKCQENCPEGLARSDTQRECVSKCPAECESCVNIETCTRCRPGLYQLSGRCHHVCPEDYEPNDKLMECTAQVHCDVGEWSEWSPCSRSGRTCGFKRGQETRTRQVLLYPSSFGNPCPEISEVKECLVKRRKCIGVRRKNKQRERRNRNNRKDKENQESRRERKRERERDPGEHEDSDNRNKTEHRHRRGHDTEPVSTGDGLVQ; this is encoded by the exons ATGCAATTACAACTGATCTCCTTTGTTTTGATCATCTTGCACTGCATGGATTACACTGGTTGTCAGCCGCACAGCAGCTCCAGGCACCGGCAACATAAAC AGATCCCTGGTGTGAGCTCGGGGTGCCAGCAGGGtggctgtctgacctgctctGACTACAATGGCTGCCTGTCCTGCAAGCCGCGCTTCTTCATGCACTTGGAGAGGATTGGGATGAAGCAGATCGGGGTGTGCATGACCTCCTGTCCTCCGGGCTTTTACGGCACGCGCTCCCCAGAAAGAAACACCTGCACAA AGTGCAGGTCGGAGTGCGACTCCTGCTTCAACAAGAACTTCTGCACACGCTGCCGAGCGGGATTCTACCTTCACCTGGGCAAGTGCCAGGAGAACTGCCCCGAGGGGCTGGCCCGCAGCGACACACAGAGGGAGTGTGTTTCAA AGTGCCCTGCAGAGTGTGAGTCGTGTGTCAACATTGAGACATGCACACGGTGCCGGCCAGGCCTGTACCAGCTCAGCGGGAGGTGCCACCATGTCTGTCCAGAGGACTACGAGCCCAATGACAAACTCATGGAGTGCACAGCACAAG TGCACTGCGATGTAGGAGAGTGGAGCGAGTGGAGCCCCTGCTCTCGGTCCGGTAGAACCTGTGGCTTCAAGCGGGGTCAGGAGACCCGCACGCGACAGGTCCTCCTGTACCCGTCTTCCTTTGGCAACCCCTGCCCCGAGATCTCAGAGGTCAAAGAGTGCCTGGTCAAGAGGAGGAAATGTATAG GAGTCCGGAGGAAGAACAAGCAAAGGGAACGGCGGAACCGCAACAACAGGAAAGATAAGGAGAACCAAGAGAGTCGACGGGAGAGgaagcgagagagggagagagacccGGGTGAACATGAAGACTCTGACAACAGGAACAAAACGGAGCACAGGCATCGCAGAGGCCACGACACAGAACCGGTGTCAACTGGAGACGGCCTTGTGCAGTAG
- the rspo3 gene encoding R-spondin-3 isoform X1, with the protein MQLQLISFVLIILHCMDYTGCQPHSSSRHRQHKQIPGVSSGCQQGGCLTCSDYNGCLSCKPRFFMHLERIGMKQIGVCMTSCPPGFYGTRSPERNTCTKCRSECDSCFNKNFCTRCRAGFYLHLGKCQENCPEGLARSDTQRECVSKCPAECESCVNIETCTRCRPGLYQLSGRCHHVCPEDYEPNDKLMECTAQVHCDVGEWSEWSPCSRSGRTCGFKRGQETRTRQVLLYPSSFGNPCPEISEVKECLVKRRKCIGKDKGVRRKNKQRERRNRNNRKDKENQESRRERKRERERDPGEHEDSDNRNKTEHRHRRGHDTEPVSTGDGLVQ; encoded by the exons ATGCAATTACAACTGATCTCCTTTGTTTTGATCATCTTGCACTGCATGGATTACACTGGTTGTCAGCCGCACAGCAGCTCCAGGCACCGGCAACATAAAC AGATCCCTGGTGTGAGCTCGGGGTGCCAGCAGGGtggctgtctgacctgctctGACTACAATGGCTGCCTGTCCTGCAAGCCGCGCTTCTTCATGCACTTGGAGAGGATTGGGATGAAGCAGATCGGGGTGTGCATGACCTCCTGTCCTCCGGGCTTTTACGGCACGCGCTCCCCAGAAAGAAACACCTGCACAA AGTGCAGGTCGGAGTGCGACTCCTGCTTCAACAAGAACTTCTGCACACGCTGCCGAGCGGGATTCTACCTTCACCTGGGCAAGTGCCAGGAGAACTGCCCCGAGGGGCTGGCCCGCAGCGACACACAGAGGGAGTGTGTTTCAA AGTGCCCTGCAGAGTGTGAGTCGTGTGTCAACATTGAGACATGCACACGGTGCCGGCCAGGCCTGTACCAGCTCAGCGGGAGGTGCCACCATGTCTGTCCAGAGGACTACGAGCCCAATGACAAACTCATGGAGTGCACAGCACAAG TGCACTGCGATGTAGGAGAGTGGAGCGAGTGGAGCCCCTGCTCTCGGTCCGGTAGAACCTGTGGCTTCAAGCGGGGTCAGGAGACCCGCACGCGACAGGTCCTCCTGTACCCGTCTTCCTTTGGCAACCCCTGCCCCGAGATCTCAGAGGTCAAAGAGTGCCTGGTCAAGAGGAGGAAATGTATAGGTAAAGATAAAG GAGTCCGGAGGAAGAACAAGCAAAGGGAACGGCGGAACCGCAACAACAGGAAAGATAAGGAGAACCAAGAGAGTCGACGGGAGAGgaagcgagagagggagagagacccGGGTGAACATGAAGACTCTGACAACAGGAACAAAACGGAGCACAGGCATCGCAGAGGCCACGACACAGAACCGGTGTCAACTGGAGACGGCCTTGTGCAGTAG
- the mdh2 gene encoding malate dehydrogenase, mitochondrial, translating to MFSRAVRPTVSLARSLSTSTQNNAKVAVLGASGGIGQPLSLLLKNSPLVSQLSLYDIAHTPGVAADLSHIETRAQVTGHMGPDQLDAALKGCDVVVIPAGVPRKPGMTRDDLFNTNATIVATLADACARNCPEAVICIIANPVNSTVPITSEVMKKHGVYNPNRVFGVTTLDIVRANAFVAELKGLDPARVNVPVIGGHAGKTIIPLISQCTPKVEFPADQLSALTGRIQEAGTEVVKAKAGAGSATLSMAYAGARFTFSVLDAMNGKEGVVECAYVRSEETECKYFSTPILLGKGGIEKNLGLGKLTAFEEKLVADAMDELKASIKKGEDFAAKMK from the coding sequence atgttctcCCGCGCCGTCAGACCTACCGTCAGCCTCGCTCGGAGCCTGTCCACCTCTACCCAGAACAACGCCAAGGTGGCCGTGCTGGGAGCGTCAGGCGGCATAGGCCAGCCGCTCTCTCTGCTCCTGAAGAATAGCCCCCTGGTGAGTCAACTCTCCCTGTACGATATCGCTCACACCCCCGGAGTGGCTGCGGACCTCAGCCACATCGAGACGAGGGCCCAGGTAACCGGCCATATGGGTCCCGACCAGCTGGATGCTGCTCTGAAGGGCTGCGACGTCGTGGTGATCCCCGCCGGTGTGCCAAGAAAACCAGGCATGACTCGTGATGACCTTTTCAACACCAACGCCACCATTGTAGCCACCTTGGCCGATGCCTGCGCCCGCAACTGCCCCGAGGCCGTGATCTGCATCATTGCCAACCCTGTCAACTCCACCGTCCCTATTACTTCAGAGGTCATGAAGAAGCATGGAGTGTACAACCCCAACAGAGTGTTTGGTGTCACAACGCTGGACATTGTCAGAGCAAACGCCTTCGTTGCAGAGCTTAAAGGCCTTGACCCAGCTCGTGTCAACGTCCCAGTCATTGGAGGTCACGCAGGCAAGACCATCATTCCCCTCATTTCCCAGTGCACACCAAAGGTGGAGTTCCCTGCCGACCAGCTGTCTGCTCTGACTGGCAGGATCCAGGAGGCTGGCACAGAGGTGGTGAAGGCCAAGGCTGGAGCTGGATCTGCTACCCTCTCCATGGCCTACGCTGGGGCCCGCTTCACCTTCTCCGTCCTGGACGCCATGAATGGAAAGGAAGGTGTGGTGGAGTGCGCCTATGTCAGGTCCGAGGAGACAGAGTGCAAGTACTTCTCCACACCTATCCTCCTGGGGAAGGGCGGCATAGAGAAGAACCTCGGGCTGGGCAAGCTGACTGCCTTTGAGGAGAAGCTGGTGGCTGACGCCATGGATGAGCTTAAGGCTTCCATCAAGAAGGGCGAGGATTTTGCGGCAAAAATGAAGTGA
- the LOC115566946 gene encoding E3 ubiquitin-protein ligase rnf146-like produces MASCGEVDHSVSSLPSSKKGSNSGGGSGNSAESSCSGSSNSSPALSVPECAICLQSCVHPVQLPCHHVFCFLCVKGASWQSKRCALCRQEVPDDFLERPTLLSPEELKASAGGRAGATSDHAWYYEGRNGWWQYDERTSRELEDAFSKGKKTAEMLIAGFLYVADLENMVQYRRNEHGRRRKMKRDILDIPKKGVAGLRLDSEGVTGAIGAAGRENSADGADTTVAGVQQQVTGIPSTVTAPPAPARPPTSLGGQPGSSSSSPTLEDALSQLQISLRPTPPQERAEVGEGEEEDEEEEASPSRSSDPHTSVDESGSGDWSDDEEEEDEEEEGGDGERVEPWEGRPRRQRLNPEDRAPPGAESASPSSSSSSSGRSRMPDGQCTVTEV; encoded by the coding sequence ATGGCTAGTTGTGGGGAGGTAGACCACTCTGTTAGCTCTCTTCCATCCAGTAAGAAAGGCAGCAACAGTGGTGGTGGAAGTGGGAACAGTGCAGAATCATCATGCTCTGGCTCCAGCAACTCATCCCCAGCCCTGTCTGTACCGGAGTGTGCCatctgtctgcagagctgcgTCCACCCAGTCCAACTGCCATGCCATCACGtcttttgtttcctgtgtgtgaaGGGAGCCTCCTGGCAGAGCAAGCGCTGTGCTCTTTGCAGACAGGAAGTGCCGGACGACTTTCTGGAAAGGCCCACGCTTCTCTCTCCGGAGGAGCTGAAGGCGTCGGCGGGAGGTCGGGCCGGAGCAACAAGTGACCACGCCTGGTATTATGAGGGCCGTAATGGTTGGTGGCAATATGATGAGCGAACCAGCCGCGAGCTGGAGGACGCTTTTTCCAAGGGCAAGAAAACAGCCGAAATGCTGATAGCTGGTTTTTTGTACGTAGCCGACTTGGAGAACATGGTGCAGTACAGGCGCAATGAGCACGGCCGTAGACGCAAGATGAAGAGAGACATTTTGGATATCCCGAAGAAGGGAGTGGCGGGACTGCGTTTGGACTCTgagggggttactggggccattGGGGCAGCAGGTCGAGAAAACTCTGCTGATGGGGCTGACACCACAGTAGCAGGAGTGCAGCAACAGGTCACAGGTATCCCGTCTACTGTCACAGCCCCTCCAGCCCCTGCCAGACCTCCCACATCCCTCGGTGGAcagcctggcagcagcagcagcagccccacTCTGGAGGATGCTCTCTCGCAGCTGCAGATCAGCCTAAGACCCACACCGCCTCAGGAGCGAGCCGAGGTgggggaaggagaggaagaagacgaggaagaggaggcctcGCCCTCCAGGTCCTCCGATCCTCACACCTCTGTGGACGAGTCTGGCTCTGGAGACTGGAGCGacgacgaggaagaggaggacgaagaagaagaggggggagATGGAGAGCGCGTGGAGCCTTGGGAGGGGAGGCCACGGAGGCAAAGACTGAATCCAGAGGACAGAGCCCCTCCTGGGGCAGAGTCcgcctctccctcttcctcatctAGTAGTAGTGGAAGGTCCAGAATGCCCGATGGCCAGTGTACAGTGACTGAAGTGTGA